Within Vannielia litorea, the genomic segment TGTGCATCAATTGTGTATGTGACTTTTTTGCGGTTAATGCCTTGCCGCACCGCGGCGCAACGGCATTTGCGCAAAGCCCGTTTTCAGAGCGTCAGCAAGGCCTCGCCGCCGCGCATGGAGCTGACGACAAAGCCGCTCGCCGTTTCCTCCAGCTTGTAGCCGTAGCCCACCAGCCGGTGCTTCCACTCACGGTTCGAAACCGATTGCTGCTTTTCCCGCATCACGATGCTGCGAATTTCGTCCATCTTTGTATTCCCCTGATTTCTCTAGAAAAACCGGGCAGATACCTGCCCCCACAGCCTGCATCAGACAGGCCGGGTTTGTCAGGAGTTCAGCGACAAACGGGCGATTTCAGGGCAATTGTTCGGAGGCTCAGTCGACCCGGCTGATCCGCTTGGTGCGGCCGGTTTCCTGCTTCCATTTCAAGATGGCAAGCCGCGGCTCCCAGGGGTAGCGCTTGTCGTCGCGGGTGGCGATCCAGGTCAGGATCCCGCCCTCCCGCCAAGGGTCCACCACAATGCCGTCATACATCGAATCCCCCTTCCGCGAGATGATCGAGGTGGAATGTTCCAGCAGCAGCGGATTGCGCGCGTGGGCGATCGCGCGGTGGATATCAAGGGTTTGGAATTGCTCGGCTTTCAGGGCCTTTTCCATGTCTTCCGCCCAGTGGCGGCAAAGCCCGCGCGGCTTGGTTCCGGCGTTCACCTTCATGTTGTGAATCAGCGGGCCGTCCTCGATCTCGTACTCGCGGGCCAGCCTTGCGGTGGCCGAGTAGCTCACCCGCGCTGCCCGCGCCGCCTCTTCCGGGTCGATCCCCGGACCGAGCGCAAGAATGGCCTGCTCGAGCCGGGCCACGTCATCGGGGGAGGAGGTGGGCGGAGCGCCGCAGCCCGCAAGCAGAAGCCCCAGCAGCATGGCGCCGACAAGCCACAGCTTTCGTTGAATAAAACCCATGTTTCCCCTGCCTCGTGGCTGCCTGCCTCGCCCCCGGTGCTAGCCCGCAGGCCCGGCCTTGTCGAGACCATGAGGCGCGCAACCAAACGCCGCTCAGCGAGTTGTGATCCCGAAGCCGCGCCGCAACCTGACCGATCGGAGCCGACCATGGCAGCCCTCCCTGAGCTCGCCGAGCCCCCCACACGCGCGCCCTCGCCGGGCGAGATCTGCGTGATCGCCAACGCGAGGTCGGGCACCAACGCCCGCGACGCGGAGGCAATCGAGCGCGCCTTTCGGGTGTTCGGCGATGCGGCTGTCCTGCGCGAATGGACCCCGGGCGAAGATCTGCGCGAGACGGTCCAAGAGGCGATCGACGCCGGGGCGCGCACCGTTGTGGCCGCTGGCGGCGACGGCACCGCGATGGCTGCGGCGCAGGCACTGCTGGGCACGGATGTGGCCTTGGCGGTGCTGCCGCTCGGCACCTTCAACTACTTCGCTCGCGGCCTCGGCCTGCCGGAAGATCCGGAAGAGGCGGCGCGGGCCATACTGGCGGGACGCCGGCATCAGATCTCGGTGGGGATGGTGGGCGAGCAGGTGTTTCTGAACAACGCCTCGCTGGGCGTTTACCCGGCGATCCTGAAGGAGCGCGAAACGGTCTACAAACGCTGGGGCCGCCGCCGGCTTATGGCGCATTGGTCGGTGCTGAAGACCTTTCTGAGGTTCCAGCGTCCGATGAAGATGCGCATCACCGCGGATGGCGTGTCGCGCAACGTGCGCGCGCCGCTGCTCTTTGTCGCCCGCTCCTCCTACCAGCTCGACCGTTTCGGGCTGGCCGGCACGGAGGCGATCAAGGATGACAGGTTCGCGGTGCTCATCGGGCGGGCCACCAGCCGGGGCAAGCTCTTCAAGATCACGTGGCGGCTGGTGACCGGCACCATGCAGGAAGGCCGCGACTATGACATGATCGCGGCGCGACACCTGACGGTGGAAACGGCCAAGCCCCGCACGCTGGTGGCCTTCGACGGCGAGAAATCGCGGGAAAGGAGCCCTTTCACTGTCCGCATTGCCGACCGGCCGCTGACCATCATCCGACCCGACCGATCATGAGACGCATCCTTCACCTTTCCGATCTGCACTACGGTCGCGCCGACGCGACGCTCGAAGACCCGCTGCTCGAAAAGATCGCCGAGTTGCACCCTGACCTGGTGGTGATCTCGGGCGATTTCACCCAGCGGGCACGACGCAGGCAGTTTGCCGCGGCGGCGAGGTTCGTGGCGCGGATCGAGGCGCCGGTGCTCTCGGTGCCGGGCAATCACGACACGCCGGTCGACAACCTTTATCGGCGCTTCGTCACGCCGTTTCATCGCTACCAGAAGTACATCGACCCGGAGCTGGAGCCTGCCGTGGAAGACGAGGAGATGTCTGTCGTGGGGGTGAACACGGTAAACCGGTTCTCCTGGCAGCGCGGGCATTTCTCGGGCCGGACGGTGCGGCGGGTGTGCACTGCCTTTGCCGACCAGGGCGGCAAGCTGAAGGTGGTGGTGGTGCATCACCCGCTCGAGCACGGGCCAACGGTGGAGAAGCGGCTGATGCGGGGCGCGAGCGCGGCGCTCTCGGCGCTGTCGGGCTGCGGGGCGGACGTGGTGCTCTCGGGACATCTGCACACGGCCTCTGCCGCACCCTTTACCGCCGCGCCGGGGCTGCTCTTCGTGCAGGCGGGAACCGGGCTTTCGACTCGCCTGCGCGGGGAAAAAAACAACTTCAACCTGCTGGACGTGGACGGGCCGCGGGTGTCGATCACCACATGGGCGGCTGAGGGCCGTGTCTTCGGCCCCGGCGAAAGCGCCACCTATGCGCGGGGCTCAAACGGGTGGGAGCGGGTTGCGGGCGAGGCGGCCTTCACCGCCCGCCCGCGCCTGGCCGCCAGATAGCCGGCCCTAGTTGGTGCGCGGCAGAAACTCGATCCGACGGTTCTTGCCCTTGCCTTCGGCGGTGTCATTGGAGGCCACCGGCTTGTCCTCGCCGTAGCCCTTTGCAGACAAGCGCTCGGGCGCGATGCCATTGCGGATCAGATAATCGGCCACGGACCTGGCCCGGCGCTCGGAGAGTTGCTGGTTGTAGCTCGCCTTGCCGACGCTGTCGGTGTGACCCGCGACCTCGACCTCGATCCCCGGGCAGCGGCTGGTGATATCGAGCAGCTCCTTGAGCAGCGGCTCGGAGGCATCGTCAAGCCGCGACGAGCCGGAGGCGAAGTAGATGTTGCCTGTGCGCGAGAGAATCTCGAAGCGGCCTTCGCAGGCCTCCTTGTCGAAGACCTCGGCCTCGCCCACGGCGGCATTGGTGGCGTCCACCTCGCTGCGCCCGCCGGTGAGCGGCGCGCCATTGGTGCCGCGCCGGTCGAAGAGGAAGTCGAAGGTCACCGTGGCGGAAGGCACGATATCGACCTTGGCGGCATCCTCGAGCTTGCCAAGGTTCTCCATCAGGCCGAACTCATCGACCGAGATCGCCACCGGCCGGGCGGTGGCCACCGAGATGCGGTCGTCGTTCAGGAGCGTGGCCACGACCTCGGCCACGAGGGTTTTCTTGACGCCGTGCAGATCGAGCGAGAAGGGCATGGAAAAGTTCGCGCGGCGCTTGTTTTCGAGCTCCTTGACCATGTCTGCCGTCACATCGGCCAGCACGATGGCCTCGGGGAACTTGAAAGTCTCGAAGAAAAGGAACCGCATGCGGACGTTGCGCAGGTCGATCTTGGTGTCGACGCTCTCGAGGGCAACCCGGAGCTCGGCCTTGCCGTTCGGGAAGATCTCGCCGGTGAAGGTGGCGAAGTCGCTGGACTCGGAGACCACCTCCTTCTTGATCGACTGGAACCGGAGGTTGGAGGCGGAGGGATCGAGCAGCCAGCCCGGATCGAGGTTGCCCTGAGCGGCAGCCGGGGCTGCGGCGACGAATGCGAGAGCCAGAATGATGGCGAAACGGCGGAACATGGAAACCTCCCTGGGTTGAGGCTGGAAAATGGGTCTGTTGCAAATGCCGCCCATGGGGCGGTTGTCTTGGGAACGAGAATTGCCCGGAGGCGCAACTGTTGCTAGCGTCCTGATACTACGCGCAACGGGCAGGAAGTATGAAAGAAATTCGTGCAGGTCTCGTGATTGGGCTGTTTGCCGCCCTGCTCGGGGCCGTGGCCTCGGGCGCGCAGGACGCCGGAGACCCGGCCGTGATCATCCTCGACGTCGAGGAGGACGGCGAGGTGGAGGGGCCTGAAGAGCCGGTTGGCCCGGTGCGCTGGGACGAGCCGCTGACGGGCAGCGCCGAAGAGATCCGCGGCAAGACGATCGAGCAGGTCTTTACCGAGAATTCACCGCTATTTCCGCCGCTTGAGGGGCTTCCGGAAGAGATCTGGAAGGCGCAGACCTGCACCACATGCCACGAGTGGACCCGTGAGCGGATCTGCGAGCAGGCGACGAACTACCTGAACCCGGAGTTCTCCGAGAACCTGACGAAGCCGCATCCGCTGGGCGGAACCTTCAAGGCAAACCTGAAGCTCTGGGCGGAGGATGGGTGCCTGTAGGGGCGAGGGGCTCGAGAACCTCGTCATGGTCCGCCCCGGCTGACACGTCACCGAGCACGCGCTCCACCAGGTGGCGTTGGCTGTGGCCGGGGAACGGGGACTGAAACCGCCGGATCAGCGTGGAGTAGGCCTGCCCGAGCTCGGACGCCTTGCAGATGCGCCGCCCGTCGGAGATGTGATGCACGGCCAGCCCGCCGCCCGCGGGCCGCAACTCGTGCCCCCGGAGCCGCAACAGGCTTGCCAGCTGCGACCAGCTCTCGGCCTCGGCGAAAGCCGGGGCGAGGAGCGTGGCGAGCCCTGCGACGAGCCGCTCATCTGCCCTTTGAGGCGTCTTCGCGGTGGCGTGGCGCCTGTGCAGCTCGCGCCTCACCGCATCGCGAAGCAACTGCCCGACGGAAATGTCGTCTCTCTGTGCCGCATCCATGAGGGCGGCAAGGGTGGGATGGCTGACCTGAAAGGAAATCCGCTGCATCCTCGCAGCGTGACGCGATTCTGGTTAACGAGGTCTTAAAGCCCGGCCTCCGCCGCGATCTCCTTGCGGCTCTTGCGGGCCCGCTCGGTCTCGGACTTGAGCTGCCCGCAGGCGGCCATGATATCCTCGCCGCGCGGGGTACGGATGGGCGAGGCATAGCCGGCCTTGTAGACGATATCGGCGAAGGCCTCGATCCGCTCCCAGCTCGACCGCTTGTAGGGTGCGCCGGGCCACTCGTTGAACGGGATCAGGTTGATCTTGGCCGGGATGCCCGCGATCAGCTTCACCAGCCGCTTCGC encodes:
- a CDS encoding diacylglycerol/lipid kinase family protein is translated as MAALPELAEPPTRAPSPGEICVIANARSGTNARDAEAIERAFRVFGDAAVLREWTPGEDLRETVQEAIDAGARTVVAAGGDGTAMAAAQALLGTDVALAVLPLGTFNYFARGLGLPEDPEEAARAILAGRRHQISVGMVGEQVFLNNASLGVYPAILKERETVYKRWGRRRLMAHWSVLKTFLRFQRPMKMRITADGVSRNVRAPLLFVARSSYQLDRFGLAGTEAIKDDRFAVLIGRATSRGKLFKITWRLVTGTMQEGRDYDMIAARHLTVETAKPRTLVAFDGEKSRERSPFTVRIADRPLTIIRPDRS
- a CDS encoding metallophosphoesterase family protein, whose product is MRRILHLSDLHYGRADATLEDPLLEKIAELHPDLVVISGDFTQRARRRQFAAAARFVARIEAPVLSVPGNHDTPVDNLYRRFVTPFHRYQKYIDPELEPAVEDEEMSVVGVNTVNRFSWQRGHFSGRTVRRVCTAFADQGGKLKVVVVHHPLEHGPTVEKRLMRGASAALSALSGCGADVVLSGHLHTASAAPFTAAPGLLFVQAGTGLSTRLRGEKNNFNLLDVDGPRVSITTWAAEGRVFGPGESATYARGSNGWERVAGEAAFTARPRLAAR
- a CDS encoding OmpA family protein encodes the protein MFRRFAIILALAFVAAAPAAAQGNLDPGWLLDPSASNLRFQSIKKEVVSESSDFATFTGEIFPNGKAELRVALESVDTKIDLRNVRMRFLFFETFKFPEAIVLADVTADMVKELENKRRANFSMPFSLDLHGVKKTLVAEVVATLLNDDRISVATARPVAISVDEFGLMENLGKLEDAAKVDIVPSATVTFDFLFDRRGTNGAPLTGGRSEVDATNAAVGEAEVFDKEACEGRFEILSRTGNIYFASGSSRLDDASEPLLKELLDITSRCPGIEVEVAGHTDSVGKASYNQQLSERRARSVADYLIRNGIAPERLSAKGYGEDKPVASNDTAEGKGKNRRIEFLPRTN